A single genomic interval of Salmo trutta chromosome 13, fSalTru1.1, whole genome shotgun sequence harbors:
- the LOC115204966 gene encoding extracellular calcium-sensing receptor-like, whose product MRLSLLPALDPSLAGSLVLLHLAVVAGGLALLSSASASGVESVRCRLQGTPRSPAFSQDGDFVVGGVFSIHNYMHTVDHSYTSLPEPLQCTGSLDSRELRFSRALVFAVEEINNSSYLLPGVTLGYQVHDSCSSVPMAVKVTFQLANGLDPMFDTGEQCSGSATVTAIVGESGSTPTISMLRIIGPFGIPQVSHFSTCACLSDKKQYPTFFRTIPSDQFQAAALAHLIRHFGWTWIGAVRSDSDYGNNGMAAFLQAAQEEGICVEYSEAFYRTNPVSRVQRVADVIRSSTARVVVAFAAIGDMRILLRELDRLPSPPRQWIGSETWVTDPDMLRFGLCAGAIGFGIQRSVIPGLRDFLLDLSPQKVSNSPLFTEFWEGAFGCRLGIGTSSTGVGVEEKVCDGSEDIQQLQVPYTDTSQLRVTNMVYKAVYAIAHAIHSIVCEERENSTVKCDKSLHVKPTQVLERLRRVNFSRNGYQVSFDANGDPVATYELVNWQIGESGKMEFVTVGLYDASLPPDQRLDMEREITWVKNSTQVPVSVCSESCPPGTRKAVQKGKPVCCYDCIQCAEGEISNNTDSSDCLICPKEYWPNAERDRCILKPVEFLSFHEVLGIILTTCSVGGACLAIATATVFYRHRTSAIVRANNSELSFLLLFSLTLCFLCSLTFIGRPSEWSCMLRHTAFGITFVLCISCVLGKTIVVLMAFRATLPGSNAMKWFGPPQQRLTVVSFTFVQALICTLWLVLSPPFPIKNLTTYKEKIILECDVGSAIGFWAVLGYIGLLALLCFVLAFLARKLPDNFNEAKFITFSMLIFCAVWITFIPAYVSSPGKFTVAVEIFAIITSSFGLFFLLFVPKCFIILFRPEKNTKKHLMEKTANDIRY is encoded by the exons ATGAGgctctctctgcttcctgctcTGGATCCAAGTCTGGCTGGTAGTCTGGTTCTACTACATCTAGCTGTGGTGGCAGGTGGACTTGCCTTGCTCTCGTCTGCCTCTGCCTCTGGGGTGGAGTCTGTCAGATGCAGGCTCCAAGGCACCCCTCGTTCTCCGGCGTTCTCCCAGGACGGGGACTTTGTCGTCGGGGGTGTGTTCTCCATCCACAACTACATGCACACTGTGGATCACAGCTACACCAGCCTGCCTGAGCCCCTGCAGTGCACAGGGAG TTTGGATTCCCGTGAGTTGCGCTTCTCGCGCGCCTTGGTCTTCGCAGTTGAGGAGATAAACAACAGTTCGTATCTTCTACCCGGTGTGACACTCGGTTATCAAGTGCACGACTCCTGCTCCTCGGTCCCCATGGCCGTGAAAGTGACCTTCCAGCTGGCTAACGGCCTGGACCCCATGTTTGATACCGGAGAACAGTGCTCGGGGTCGGCTACGGTGACAGCTATCGTGGGCGAGTCTGGCTCTACGCCTACCATCAGCATGTTGCGCATCATTGGCCCTTTCGGGATTCCTCAG GTGAGCCACTTTTCCACCTGTGCGTGTCTGAGTGATAAGAAACAGTACCCAACCTTCTTCAGAACCATCCCCAGTGACCAGTTCCAGGCTGCTGCTCTGGCCCACCTCATCAGGCACTTCGGCTGGACCTGGATTGGGGCAGTCCGTTCCGACTCTGACTACGGTAATAACGGGATGGCGGCTTTCCTACAGGCAGCACAAGAGGAAGGCATCTGTGTGGAGTATTCTGAAGCCTTCTACCGTACCAACCCAGTCAGCAGAGTGCAACGGGTGGCCGACGTGATCCGCAG CTCCACAGCCCGGGTGGTGGTTGCATTCGCTGCCATTGGGGATATGAGGATCCTGCTGAGGGAGTTGGACCGCCTGCCCTCTCCGCCCCGCCAGTGGATCGGGAGTGAGACCTGGGTCACTGACCCAGATATGCTGCGTTTCGGACTGTGTGCCGGGGCGATCGGCTTTGGCATCCAACGCTCTGTCATCCCCGGCCTCAGGGACTTCCTCCTGGACCTCTCCCCACAGAAGGTGTCCAACTCTCCCCTGTTCACTGAGTTCTGGGAGGGAGCCTTTGGCTGTAGGCTGGGAAtag ggaCCTCCTCTACAGGTGTTGGGGTTGAGGAGAAGGTGTGTGATGGCAGTGAGGATATACAGCAGCTACAGGTCCCCTACACAGATACATCTCAGCTGCGTGTCACTAACATGGTGTACAAAGCTGTATACGCCATAGCACACGCCATCCACAGCATTGTTTGTGAAGAGAGAGAAAACTCCACTGTGAAATGTGACAAAAGCCTCCATGTGAAGCCAACACAG GTCCTGGAGAGATTAAGACGGGTGAACTTCTCTCGTAACGGGTACCAGGTGTCTTTCGATGCCAACGGGGACCCAGTGGCCACCTATGAGCTGGTCAACTGGcagataggggagagtgggaaGATGGAGTTTGTGACAGTGGGGCTCTATGATGCGTCCCTGCCTCCTGATCAGAGGCTTGACATGGAGAGGGAAATCACCTGGGTAAAGAACAGTACACAAGTACCTGTGTCAGTGTGCAGTGAGAGCTGTCCCCCAGGCACTCGTAAGGCTGTACAGAAAGGAAAGCCTGTATGCTGTTATGACTGTATCCAATGTGCAGAGGGAGAGATCAGTAATAACACAG ATTCTTCAGACTGTCTGATCTGTCCCAAGGAGTACTGGCCCAACGCTGAGAGAGACCGCTGTATCCTTAAGCCTGTGGAGTTCCTGTCCTTCCACGAAGTCCTCGGAATCatcctgaccacctgctctgTGGGCGGGGCTTGTCTGGCCATCGCCACGGCAACCGTCTTCTACCGCCACCGAACTTCGGCCATCGTCAGGGCAAACAACTCTGAGCTGAGCTTCCTGCTGCTCTTCTCCTTGACTCTGTGTTTTCTGTGTTCTCTTACTTTCATTGGCCGGCCCTCTGAATGGTCCTGTATGCTGCGCCACACAGCGTTTGGGATCACCTTCGTCCTCTGCATCTCTTGTGTTCTGGGGAAAACAATAGTGGTGTTGATGGCCTTCAGGGCTACACTTCCAGGCAGTAATGCCATGAAATGGTTTGGccctccacagcagagattgacTGTAGTGTCCTTCACGTTTGTCCAGGCTTTGATATGCACTCTGTGGTTGGTCCTGTCCCCTCCCTTCCCCATTAAAAACCTCACTACCTACAAGGAAAAGATCATTCTAGAGTGTGATGTGGGTTCAGCTATTGGTTTCTGGGCTGTGTTGGGCTATATAGGACTCCTGGCTCTCTTGTGCTTTGTGCTGGCTTTTCTGGCTCGGAAGCTGCCTGATAACTTCAATGAGGCCAAATTCATCACCTTCAGCATGCTCATATTCTGTGCAGTCTGGATCACCTTTATCCCAGCTTATGTCAGCTCTCCTGGGAAGTTCACTGTAGCTGTGGAGATCTTTGCCATCATCACCTCTAGCTTTGGGTTGTTCTTTCTATTATTTGTTCCTAAATGCTTTATTATTCTGTTCAGGCCGGAGAAGAACACCAAGAAACACCTTATGGAGAAGACAGCAAATGATATACGTTATTAA